The Aquiluna sp. KACHI24 genome contains a region encoding:
- the leuS gene encoding leucine--tRNA ligase, translated as MHEEYSFSAIQERWLPVWDQLQPFDSSKPDDSRPRKYVLDMFPYPSGDLHMGHAEAYALGDVISRYWIQKGYNVLHPIGWDAFGLPAENAAIKRGLDPRGWTYENIAQQKASMRRYACSFDWTRVLQTCDPIYYRWNQWLFLEFYKRGLAYRKNSNVNWCPSCQTVLANEQVVQGLCERCDSQVTKKALTQWYFKVTDYADRLLDDLDKLEGNWPAKVLTMQRNWINRSVGANVRFAIADSKREIEVFTTRPDTLYGATFMVVAADSDLASELVVDSPAHVRMEFVSYLEKVKQSNDIERLATDRPKTGVKLERYAINPLNGEKLPIYASDYVLADYGTGAIMGVPAHDERDMAFANALGIDVRMVLQTENENPEISRVATSGDGVLVNSGELNGLNKEQAIAKAIEILTERGTGEAAKNFRLRDWLISRQRYWGTPIPIIHCPSCGEVPVPQDQLPVELPSSEGLDLSPKGTSPLGAATEWVNVPCPKCAGPARRDSDTMDTFVDSSWYFLRYLNPNSEEFAFDVEEAKKWAPVDQYVGGVTHAILHLLYARFFTKVLHDMGMVDFDEPFTKLLNQGMVLMNGSAMSKSRGNLVRLSEQLDEHGVDAIRLTMAFAGPPEDDIDWADVSPAASAKFLARAWRIAQDVSSSKDVNVSTGDRTIRAATHSFLKDFTESIEAFKFNVGVAKVMELTNVLRKAIDSGVGGADPAVREGAEELAKALSLFAPYTAEDMWRLLGHEPAVALAGLRKVDESLLVKDTIVAIAQVDGKLRDKFEVSVSITEEELRELALNSELVKRAIGEKELAAVIVRAPKLVNIATK; from the coding sequence TTGCACGAAGAGTACAGTTTCTCCGCAATTCAAGAGCGATGGCTGCCGGTCTGGGACCAGCTCCAGCCGTTCGACTCGTCTAAACCGGATGATTCCAGGCCACGCAAGTATGTGTTGGACATGTTCCCTTACCCATCGGGCGACCTTCACATGGGTCACGCTGAGGCCTACGCACTAGGCGATGTAATTTCTCGCTACTGGATTCAAAAGGGTTACAACGTTTTGCACCCGATTGGCTGGGATGCCTTCGGTTTGCCAGCGGAGAATGCTGCTATCAAGCGTGGCCTTGATCCGCGGGGTTGGACCTACGAGAACATTGCTCAGCAAAAGGCCTCGATGCGCCGCTATGCCTGCAGCTTTGACTGGACGAGAGTGCTGCAAACTTGTGACCCGATTTACTACCGCTGGAACCAGTGGTTGTTCCTAGAGTTCTACAAGCGTGGCTTGGCCTATCGCAAGAACTCAAATGTGAACTGGTGCCCATCTTGCCAAACGGTGTTGGCCAACGAGCAGGTCGTGCAGGGGCTCTGCGAGCGATGCGACTCTCAGGTAACCAAAAAGGCCCTCACTCAGTGGTATTTCAAGGTCACCGACTACGCAGATCGACTACTGGATGACCTGGACAAGCTTGAGGGCAACTGGCCAGCAAAGGTGCTGACCATGCAGCGCAATTGGATCAACCGATCGGTTGGTGCCAATGTTCGCTTTGCCATCGCTGATTCGAAACGTGAGATTGAGGTATTCACCACTCGCCCCGACACTCTCTACGGCGCAACCTTCATGGTTGTGGCCGCAGATTCTGACCTGGCCAGTGAGCTTGTGGTTGATTCTCCAGCACACGTTCGAATGGAGTTTGTCAGCTACCTCGAAAAGGTAAAGCAGTCCAACGATATTGAGCGACTTGCAACCGACAGGCCAAAGACAGGCGTCAAGCTCGAGCGCTATGCGATCAACCCGCTGAATGGCGAAAAGCTCCCGATCTATGCCTCTGACTATGTCTTGGCGGACTACGGTACTGGCGCAATCATGGGAGTTCCAGCCCACGACGAGCGCGACATGGCATTCGCCAACGCTTTGGGCATTGATGTCCGCATGGTGCTTCAGACTGAAAATGAGAATCCGGAAATCTCCCGAGTCGCCACCTCTGGTGATGGAGTCCTTGTCAACTCGGGAGAGTTGAATGGCCTCAACAAGGAGCAGGCCATCGCCAAGGCAATCGAAATTCTTACCGAGCGCGGCACCGGAGAGGCAGCCAAGAACTTCCGTCTGCGCGATTGGTTGATCTCGCGCCAGCGTTATTGGGGCACACCAATTCCTATCATCCACTGCCCAAGTTGTGGCGAGGTACCTGTGCCACAGGACCAGCTGCCGGTTGAGCTACCAAGTTCCGAGGGATTAGACCTGTCACCAAAGGGCACATCCCCACTTGGTGCGGCGACAGAGTGGGTAAATGTTCCGTGTCCAAAATGCGCAGGGCCTGCGCGTCGTGACAGCGACACCATGGATACCTTTGTGGACTCCAGTTGGTACTTCCTTCGTTACCTGAACCCAAACTCTGAAGAGTTTGCCTTCGACGTCGAAGAGGCCAAGAAGTGGGCGCCCGTTGACCAGTATGTCGGTGGTGTCACACACGCAATTCTGCACCTGCTCTATGCACGTTTCTTCACCAAGGTTCTTCATGACATGGGCATGGTTGATTTCGATGAGCCATTCACGAAGCTTCTGAACCAGGGCATGGTCTTGATGAATGGCTCCGCGATGAGCAAATCGCGTGGCAACCTGGTGCGACTTTCCGAGCAGCTTGATGAACATGGAGTCGACGCAATTCGACTCACGATGGCATTTGCCGGACCACCAGAGGATGACATTGACTGGGCGGATGTTTCTCCAGCCGCAAGTGCAAAATTCTTGGCGAGAGCTTGGCGAATTGCTCAGGATGTGAGCTCATCAAAAGATGTGAATGTTTCAACTGGGGATAGAACCATCCGCGCAGCTACCCATTCGTTCCTGAAGGACTTCACAGAGTCAATTGAGGCTTTCAAATTCAATGTTGGAGTCGCCAAGGTCATGGAGCTCACAAACGTGTTGCGAAAGGCCATTGATTCCGGTGTTGGAGGCGCGGATCCAGCCGTAAGAGAGGGTGCGGAGGAGCTTGCCAAAGCGCTCTCGCTGTTTGCTCCCTACACCGCAGAGGACATGTGGCGTCTGCTTGGACACGAACCCGCAGTCGCACTCGCCGGGCTAAGAAAAGTTGACGAATCTCTTCTAGTGAAGGACACCATCGTCGCGATCGCTCAGGTTGATGGCAAACTTCGAGACAAGTTTGAAGTAAGCGTCTCGATTACCGAGGAAGAACTTCGAGAGCTTGCCTTGAACTCCGAGTTGGTCAAGCGAGCAATTGGCGAGAAGGAACTGGCTGCCGTTATTGTTCGTGCTCCAAAGCTTGTCAACATCGCGACAAAGTAG
- the pabB gene encoding aminodeoxychorismate synthase component I, protein MPLLVSSLRGWSSLPDVFVSFFGNSDNVFWLDRSHHPTSGFSVIGAGVPVSDAEYLGEYDAQPAVPFRPYLVGVLSYLQNELRGHFLRVDRAIVYEHSTKMLHFVGDCSTEEFNAWYHAALLRLALVGGNSSSYELEFPAATAPKLTADDASTHYLDKISKAQEFIARGDVYQLCLTTRLRGLYSGDPLSYFLRLRKQHSAPYAAFLRVNGKSYVSISPERLIEVHGSRVLSSPIKGTRRRGVDHLEDLALISELAADPKERAENLMIVDLIRNDIASVCEPSSVTVESLLAIRTYSTVHQLVSDVSGELRDGLNGFDALKALFPGGSMTGAPKLRAMEIIEELESTPRGDYSGGIGWIGKDGSMDLGMVIRTAIFDGDEVSIGIGGGITSDSIPEAEHREIQLKANALVSALSASVDW, encoded by the coding sequence ATGCCACTGTTAGTAAGTTCGCTGCGTGGCTGGAGCTCACTTCCTGACGTCTTCGTTTCCTTCTTTGGTAACTCTGACAACGTTTTTTGGCTAGATCGATCCCACCACCCAACCAGTGGATTTTCGGTGATTGGTGCCGGAGTTCCGGTTTCGGACGCAGAGTATTTAGGTGAATATGACGCTCAGCCTGCAGTCCCATTTCGGCCATACCTGGTTGGTGTACTGAGCTATTTGCAAAATGAGCTCAGGGGTCATTTTCTGCGCGTGGATCGAGCCATCGTCTATGAGCACTCGACCAAGATGCTTCACTTTGTTGGGGACTGCTCAACCGAGGAATTCAATGCCTGGTATCACGCCGCTCTTCTTCGCCTCGCATTAGTAGGTGGCAACTCATCAAGCTATGAGCTCGAGTTCCCGGCTGCAACGGCCCCTAAATTGACCGCTGATGACGCTTCGACGCACTATCTGGACAAGATCTCAAAGGCGCAGGAGTTCATCGCTAGGGGCGATGTTTACCAACTTTGTCTAACGACAAGGCTGCGCGGTCTCTACTCGGGTGATCCGCTGAGTTATTTCCTTCGACTGCGCAAGCAGCACTCGGCCCCCTACGCCGCTTTTCTGAGGGTTAATGGCAAGAGTTATGTCTCTATTTCACCGGAGCGATTGATTGAGGTTCACGGCTCCAGGGTGCTCAGTTCACCCATAAAGGGAACTCGAAGACGGGGCGTAGATCATTTAGAAGATCTGGCCTTGATATCGGAACTGGCAGCCGATCCCAAGGAGCGTGCTGAGAACCTAATGATCGTCGACTTGATTCGCAACGACATCGCATCGGTTTGTGAGCCAAGTTCGGTCACGGTCGAATCCCTATTGGCAATCCGGACCTACTCAACGGTGCACCAACTGGTATCAGATGTGTCTGGCGAATTGCGCGATGGCCTCAATGGTTTCGATGCACTGAAGGCACTTTTCCCTGGTGGTTCGATGACTGGAGCGCCCAAGCTAAGGGCCATGGAGATTATTGAGGAGCTGGAGAGCACACCTCGAGGTGACTACTCCGGAGGCATTGGTTGGATTGGCAAAGACGGCAGCATGGACCTGGGCATGGTAATCAGGACGGCAATATTTGACGGCGATGAGGTGAGCATTGGAATTGGAGGCGGAATCACTTCTGATTCAATCCCAGAGGCCGAGCATCGTGAGATTCAGCTAAAAGCCAATGCGTTGGTTAGCGCGCTATCTGCAAGCGTGGATTGGTAA
- a CDS encoding aminotransferase class IV, which translates to MSVNGDFYRFDSDRFVKVDYAIAEQLTVADSFLVENGSVRAIQKHFDRFQSSIHSPVEINFEAFAKAVVEILPLEGSWFPRLEYREFQPIGEQLFLRLREAPERTETLTLWSLDESDPRVSPGIKGPDLSACQKLRRKANLHGADEAVILSDEGYIADGALSSIMWWEGEVLCAPDDSTNWLPSITRELVLEIAQQAGFEIQLKRSRPEDLAGCEVWSLSALQGIRAATAWQDVAISQPKRHQSFRKRLSLIAEKL; encoded by the coding sequence ATGAGCGTTAACGGAGATTTCTACCGATTCGATTCCGATCGGTTCGTGAAAGTTGACTACGCCATCGCCGAGCAGCTCACAGTTGCAGACAGTTTTCTCGTAGAAAACGGTTCAGTCCGCGCTATCCAGAAACATTTTGATCGGTTTCAATCAAGCATCCACAGTCCCGTGGAAATCAACTTTGAAGCCTTCGCCAAGGCCGTAGTAGAGATACTGCCACTTGAAGGCTCCTGGTTTCCAAGACTTGAATACCGTGAATTCCAGCCCATCGGCGAGCAGTTATTTCTCAGGCTCAGGGAGGCTCCGGAGCGAACCGAAACATTGACCCTTTGGAGCTTGGATGAGAGTGACCCAAGAGTATCCCCTGGCATCAAGGGTCCAGATCTCTCAGCCTGTCAAAAGCTCCGCCGCAAAGCTAATCTTCACGGCGCCGATGAGGCCGTGATACTTAGTGATGAGGGTTACATCGCCGACGGCGCGCTGAGTTCGATCATGTGGTGGGAGGGCGAGGTGCTTTGCGCTCCAGACGACTCGACCAATTGGCTACCAAGCATCACCAGAGAGCTGGTCCTGGAGATCGCTCAGCAGGCCGGCTTTGAGATTCAGCTGAAGAGATCTCGTCCAGAGGATCTTGCTGGCTGTGAGGTTTGGTCTCTCAGTGCCCTGCAGGGGATCAGAGCCGCTACTGCCTGGCAGGACGTAGCAATTTCACAACCCAAACGCCATCAAAGCTTTAGAAAGCGCCTATCCCTAATCGCTGAAAAGCTTTAG
- a CDS encoding SOS response-associated peptidase: MIAKERDELSEFYQASFPLDFETVSYNIAPTNLVPIVVEREIDSVPSREIHPARFGLIPAWAKDVGNTPLFNARIETVLEKPSFKDSALKKRCVIPASGYFEWDKDKNPLFVYAEPFISFAGIYSFWRDPSKAATDPSRWVLSCSILTKTASPALSEIHDRSPVFLSEDGIEAWISPDYETTDELLMALGQESDLVAEELSYHLVSKEVGNVRNNHPGLIAEIAF; this comes from the coding sequence GTGATTGCTAAAGAGCGCGACGAACTCAGTGAGTTTTATCAAGCAAGCTTTCCACTTGATTTTGAGACTGTCAGCTACAACATTGCGCCCACGAATCTCGTGCCAATAGTTGTTGAACGAGAGATCGACTCAGTCCCCTCCAGAGAGATTCACCCAGCTCGATTTGGTCTAATTCCAGCTTGGGCAAAGGATGTTGGCAATACCCCGCTTTTCAACGCGAGAATCGAGACCGTTTTAGAGAAGCCAAGTTTCAAAGACTCTGCCTTGAAAAAGCGCTGCGTGATTCCAGCCTCGGGCTACTTCGAGTGGGATAAGGATAAAAACCCACTGTTTGTATACGCCGAGCCGTTTATCTCTTTTGCCGGAATCTATTCATTTTGGCGCGACCCCTCCAAGGCGGCCACCGACCCATCACGTTGGGTGCTGAGCTGTTCGATTCTCACCAAGACAGCATCGCCAGCCCTGAGCGAGATTCACGATCGTTCTCCGGTTTTCCTATCAGAAGACGGCATTGAAGCGTGGATATCCCCTGACTACGAGACCACCGACGAACTACTTATGGCGCTTGGTCAAGAGTCTGATTTGGTAGCTGAAGAGCTGAGCTATCACTTGGTCTCAAAAGAGGTTGGAAACGTTAGAAATAATCACCCGGGGCTAATTGCTGAAATCGCATTTTGA
- the dnaE gene encoding DNA polymerase III subunit alpha — MFTHLNVSSAYSAHYGVTQPAQLAKAAKALGFDALAVTDRDGLYGAVKHIGNCIKEGLAPIVGVNLEVAELGRVKILATGNNQGAGWSALCRLVSAAHQKPKRAGVSLSLEQLAQLSKHCIVLVGHDSTLAQKVLSDKSQAMQLLEKLLSTLDSRRLVIEVVNQLTEPGDLYSTEHARAMLQIAVGFKLRAALTNAVRYLEPDDCVTADVLDSARELEPLGIFTLQPNAQAWLKPQTQMVALALETTEDPNLAKWLLANTREVAENCFLDPVKDCGWGEPKTPEQSALGISGNPFEVLWQKSHSAIPWRYPNAKASELATIQHRLSKELIAINQLGFSTYFLTVADVAQMIRDMRIRIAARGSGAGSLVNYLLGISGVDPISEGLLFERFLSTERSTLPDIDIDVESARRHDIYRAIFRRYGGNRVTLLSMQSSYRGRGALRDSGMALGLADEDIDQIAKSMWRFSARNFRTEMGQKPELSDFSERASHDRKLNLLVDITQRLDRLPRFISMHPCGVILGNSKLLDLTPTEPSGLGLPMSQFDKDDMDPMGFLKLDVLGVRMQSSMAYTVSEISRVRGKEFDLDAVPKDDPDVYKLIRTTNTLGIFQIESPGQRELTGKHQPTKFNDLTMQISLFRPGPMKGNMISPYLDGRHGFIEPDYIHKDLRPILEESYGVVVFHEQLMRIMQTMTGCTLARADELRRGLAKPDKQKRAEEFFKASAKARGYSNQVIDRVWSIIEGFGSFGFCKAHGAAFAVPTYQSAYLKTHFPTEFIAGLLTHDPGMYPKRLIVTEARRLGVELLPIDVNVSTRQYRVEQTKNGLAVRMAITEIAGMSEAEKDRVVAEQPFTDLADFYIRARPSRRTIERLALIGALDSLAKIESSQSIDRRGDLLMAVRQISAKPAPKQDPNQLGFDFKNIQVLPTGNQGITKTQQINNELAVTGLDLSQHQLEQFQEMLDQMGVVKAAELVGLRGNTDVLVAGVRVATQTPPMRSGKRVVFISLDDGTGCADATFFDEAQRRCAGLLFQNRLLLISGKTRRTGVRGVSILAENAWDLRQLWQQYSSKAS; from the coding sequence GTGTTCACGCACCTAAACGTCAGCTCGGCATACTCGGCACACTACGGAGTAACTCAGCCAGCACAATTAGCTAAGGCCGCCAAGGCCCTGGGCTTTGATGCGCTTGCGGTGACAGATAGAGACGGTCTCTATGGAGCCGTAAAGCACATCGGAAACTGCATCAAAGAGGGTTTGGCGCCGATTGTTGGCGTGAATCTAGAAGTAGCCGAACTGGGCCGTGTAAAAATCCTGGCAACCGGCAATAACCAAGGTGCCGGCTGGAGTGCGCTCTGCAGACTGGTGTCTGCAGCCCATCAAAAACCAAAGCGTGCCGGCGTCTCGCTGAGCCTTGAACAGCTGGCTCAACTTTCGAAACACTGCATCGTTTTAGTTGGTCACGATTCAACCCTCGCTCAAAAGGTACTCAGCGATAAATCTCAAGCAATGCAGCTGCTTGAAAAGTTGCTAAGCACTCTAGATTCGAGGCGATTGGTTATTGAGGTGGTGAATCAGCTCACCGAACCAGGTGATCTGTATTCGACCGAGCACGCTAGGGCAATGTTGCAAATTGCAGTTGGCTTCAAGCTCAGGGCGGCGCTAACCAATGCGGTTCGATACCTGGAACCAGACGATTGCGTGACCGCGGATGTACTGGATTCTGCTCGTGAACTTGAGCCCCTAGGGATTTTCACGCTGCAACCCAATGCACAGGCTTGGCTCAAGCCCCAAACTCAAATGGTTGCACTAGCTCTAGAGACCACTGAGGACCCAAATCTTGCAAAGTGGTTATTGGCTAACACTCGCGAGGTGGCAGAAAACTGCTTTTTAGACCCGGTAAAAGATTGCGGTTGGGGTGAACCCAAAACCCCTGAGCAAAGCGCGTTGGGGATATCGGGAAACCCCTTTGAGGTACTTTGGCAAAAGAGCCACTCGGCCATCCCCTGGCGCTATCCAAACGCCAAGGCTTCTGAGTTGGCAACCATTCAGCATCGGCTCTCAAAAGAACTGATAGCTATCAACCAGCTCGGCTTCTCAACCTACTTTCTCACCGTTGCCGATGTCGCACAGATGATTCGAGATATGCGAATTCGAATTGCCGCCAGGGGTTCCGGTGCAGGTTCGCTAGTGAACTACCTGCTTGGCATCTCAGGGGTTGATCCGATATCTGAAGGCCTATTGTTCGAACGCTTTTTATCGACCGAACGCAGCACGTTACCCGATATCGACATCGATGTTGAGTCCGCTCGTAGGCACGATATCTACCGTGCGATATTCAGGCGCTACGGGGGCAATCGAGTAACCCTACTCTCAATGCAATCAAGCTATCGCGGTCGCGGTGCACTGAGAGATTCTGGAATGGCACTAGGACTTGCAGATGAGGACATAGATCAGATTGCTAAAAGCATGTGGCGTTTTTCGGCTAGAAACTTCAGAACTGAAATGGGTCAAAAACCTGAGTTGAGTGATTTCTCCGAACGTGCCAGCCACGATCGAAAACTGAACCTCTTGGTTGATATAACTCAGCGACTTGATCGGCTACCTAGATTCATATCGATGCACCCGTGTGGGGTGATTCTTGGAAACTCGAAACTTCTAGACCTAACTCCAACCGAACCAAGCGGCCTGGGTTTACCCATGAGTCAGTTTGATAAAGATGACATGGATCCGATGGGCTTTCTAAAACTCGATGTACTCGGGGTCAGAATGCAAAGCTCTATGGCCTACACGGTCTCTGAAATATCTAGAGTCAGAGGCAAAGAGTTTGATTTAGATGCGGTTCCAAAAGACGACCCCGATGTCTATAAGTTGATTCGAACTACTAACACCTTGGGCATCTTCCAAATTGAGAGCCCTGGACAACGGGAGTTGACCGGCAAGCACCAACCCACCAAGTTCAATGATCTGACAATGCAGATATCGCTTTTCAGACCGGGTCCGATGAAGGGGAACATGATCTCCCCATACCTTGATGGCAGACATGGCTTTATTGAGCCGGACTATATCCATAAGGATCTCAGGCCCATTCTCGAAGAGAGCTATGGAGTGGTGGTTTTTCACGAGCAGCTGATGCGAATCATGCAGACCATGACCGGCTGCACCCTGGCGCGTGCAGATGAGCTACGAAGAGGATTGGCAAAGCCTGATAAACAAAAGAGGGCCGAAGAGTTTTTCAAAGCCTCGGCAAAAGCCCGGGGCTATAGCAATCAGGTGATCGATCGGGTTTGGTCGATCATCGAAGGCTTTGGTTCGTTTGGTTTTTGCAAAGCCCACGGCGCTGCATTTGCAGTCCCTACCTACCAGTCCGCCTATCTCAAGACCCACTTCCCCACCGAATTCATAGCTGGGTTGCTAACCCATGATCCAGGTATGTACCCAAAGCGCTTGATAGTCACTGAGGCTAGAAGACTAGGCGTTGAACTTTTGCCAATAGATGTGAATGTCTCTACCAGGCAGTACCGAGTTGAGCAGACTAAAAATGGGCTGGCGGTCCGAATGGCGATCACCGAGATTGCTGGCATGTCGGAGGCGGAGAAGGATCGAGTGGTTGCCGAACAACCATTTACCGATCTAGCTGATTTCTATATCCGCGCAAGGCCTTCAAGGAGAACCATTGAGAGATTGGCACTAATTGGGGCACTTGACTCGCTTGCCAAAATCGAAAGCTCCCAATCAATAGATCGTCGCGGTGACCTATTGATGGCGGTTAGGCAGATAAGTGCTAAGCCCGCTCCAAAACAAGATCCAAATCAACTGGGCTTTGACTTCAAAAACATTCAGGTGCTCCCCACTGGAAACCAAGGAATCACCAAAACTCAGCAGATCAACAACGAGCTTGCAGTAACTGGGCTAGATCTTTCGCAGCATCAACTTGAACAGTTCCAAGAGATGCTTGATCAAATGGGGGTTGTAAAGGCCGCAGAGCTAGTCGGACTAAGAGGAAATACCGATGTATTGGTTGCCGGCGTCAGAGTGGCCACCCAAACCCCTCCAATGCGATCTGGCAAACGAGTGGTATTTATCAGTTTGGATGATGGCACCGGGTGCGCTGACGCTACCTTTTTCGATGAGGCGCAACGACGCTGTGCTGGCCTGCTATTTCAAAATCGATTGCTCCTGATATCAGGAAAGACCCGCCGCACCGGGGTGCGGGGGGTCTCAATCCTGGCCGAAAATGCCTGGGATCTCAGGCAACTTTGGCAGCAGTATTCATCAAAGGCGAGCTAG
- a CDS encoding Bax inhibitor-1/YccA family protein, with translation MAISHNPVFNQSLQSGIDSLNQQQVDSEFQNITAAPMTIEGTASKVLGLFALVVLGAGATWFTGAFGLMFPAMLVGLGLGLWATFSKKVIPGLYYAYALVQGVFVGALSGVLEGMYPGIAQTAVVSTLATAGAMFAAYRMGWVKVDARFTRIMMFALIGYSVFALVNLGFAVFAGMSAYSSSFGWLIALVGVGLAAFTLNLDFEAIREGAANRWPKEMEWRAAFGLTASLIWLYVEIIRLLAIFNSQD, from the coding sequence GTGGCAATCTCCCACAACCCGGTTTTCAACCAATCTCTGCAGTCAGGTATTGACTCACTCAACCAGCAACAGGTCGACTCTGAGTTTCAGAACATCACCGCCGCTCCGATGACAATCGAGGGCACTGCTTCTAAGGTGCTGGGACTCTTCGCATTGGTAGTTCTCGGCGCGGGTGCTACCTGGTTCACTGGTGCTTTTGGTCTGATGTTCCCAGCAATGCTTGTAGGTCTTGGTCTTGGGCTTTGGGCAACTTTCTCTAAGAAGGTAATTCCTGGTCTGTACTATGCCTACGCACTAGTTCAGGGTGTCTTCGTCGGTGCTCTAAGCGGTGTCTTAGAGGGCATGTATCCAGGTATTGCTCAGACTGCAGTTGTTTCCACCCTTGCCACCGCAGGTGCAATGTTTGCTGCTTACCGCATGGGTTGGGTAAAGGTTGATGCTCGCTTCACCCGAATCATGATGTTTGCGCTGATTGGTTACTCGGTCTTCGCGCTGGTGAACTTGGGCTTTGCGGTTTTCGCAGGCATGAGTGCCTACTCTTCATCCTTCGGCTGGCTAATCGCTTTGGTTGGTGTTGGTTTAGCCGCATTTACCCTGAATCTCGATTTTGAGGCCATTCGTGAGGGTGCTGCAAACCGTTGGCCCAAGGAGATGGAGTGGCGAGCCGCTTTCGGCCTGACCGCTTCGCTGATCTGGCTCTACGTCGAGATCATTCGGTTGCTTGCGATCTTCAATTCTCAGGACTAG
- a CDS encoding alpha/beta hydrolase — translation MSNRDLSRPHVYQPGSSSRVLLLLHGTGGDEHDLLRLGKALDPNAHLLSPRGMYLEAGMNRFFERYQDGSFNEASIDEAVSELADFIAVAIEHYHLSGLEMVAAGFSNGANTASALLLKHPELLSAAVLFGSTRPYQNPQPVDLVGKRVWLANGDLDPYAPVSVSDEWVTWLGRNGANVSWLRHPGGHQISPAHLKEISSELV, via the coding sequence ATGTCAAACCGCGATCTCTCTAGACCACACGTTTACCAACCTGGCTCTTCAAGCCGAGTCTTGCTGCTGTTGCACGGCACCGGGGGAGACGAGCATGACCTATTGCGTTTGGGTAAGGCGCTAGACCCAAATGCTCACCTGCTTTCCCCGAGGGGAATGTATTTAGAGGCCGGGATGAACCGCTTTTTTGAGCGCTATCAGGACGGCAGCTTTAACGAGGCATCTATCGACGAAGCGGTGTCGGAGCTGGCTGATTTCATCGCGGTGGCGATTGAGCATTATCACCTGTCCGGGCTCGAGATGGTTGCTGCGGGGTTCAGTAACGGTGCAAACACGGCCTCTGCTCTTTTGCTAAAGCATCCAGAGCTGCTCTCCGCAGCGGTGCTATTTGGGTCCACCAGGCCTTATCAAAATCCTCAACCGGTTGACTTGGTGGGGAAGCGAGTGTGGCTCGCCAACGGTGATCTCGATCCTTATGCTCCGGTGTCGGTGAGTGATGAATGGGTCACTTGGCTAGGTAGAAACGGTGCGAATGTGAGCTGGTTGCGCCATCCGGGCGGGCATCAGATATCCCCAGCACACTTGAAGGAAATTTCCAGCGAGCTGGTTTAG
- a CDS encoding ring-cleaving dioxygenase yields the protein MTINPAGIHHVTAIASDPQKNVDFYTKVLGLRLVKQTVNFDAPNVWHLYYGDEQGSPTSILTFFPWPGVAKGKSGAGLTTATSFSVPQESLAFWSKHLQSLRIDWSWSKDSSGNELIELRDFDGMRLQLVGVKDDKRSGWDGVGAIPAEFAVRGLHAVELSQRQVEPTAGMLENLLGMSLASESSDRANFAMGEGYSGARVEVLGGVQDRGLQAGGTVHHVAFSAPDLPTMELWQQELLSRGVQVTQILDRQYFKSIYFREPGGVLFEIATDDPGFAVDEPLLELGRKLKLPPWLEPNREQIEASLPPIRLD from the coding sequence ATGACCATAAATCCAGCCGGCATTCACCACGTGACTGCAATCGCATCTGACCCCCAGAAAAATGTCGATTTCTATACCAAGGTGCTGGGGTTGCGCCTTGTGAAGCAGACCGTCAACTTCGACGCTCCGAATGTCTGGCACCTTTACTACGGTGACGAGCAGGGTTCACCGACTTCGATTCTGACATTCTTCCCGTGGCCGGGAGTTGCCAAGGGAAAAAGCGGTGCTGGTCTCACAACCGCAACCTCATTCTCGGTCCCTCAGGAGTCGCTGGCATTTTGGTCGAAACATTTGCAATCCCTTCGTATCGACTGGTCTTGGTCAAAGGATTCATCCGGCAACGAGCTGATCGAACTTCGGGATTTCGATGGCATGCGATTGCAGCTTGTCGGAGTAAAGGACGACAAGCGCTCAGGTTGGGACGGGGTAGGTGCGATCCCGGCGGAATTTGCAGTGAGGGGACTTCACGCTGTGGAGCTGTCTCAGCGCCAGGTTGAGCCAACCGCCGGAATGCTTGAGAACCTACTGGGTATGTCTTTGGCTTCTGAGTCTTCGGACCGAGCAAACTTTGCAATGGGAGAGGGTTACTCTGGTGCGCGCGTTGAAGTTCTCGGTGGAGTCCAGGATCGAGGCCTCCAAGCTGGTGGCACCGTCCACCACGTTGCGTTTAGTGCTCCGGACCTTCCAACCATGGAGCTTTGGCAGCAGGAGCTTCTCAGTCGCGGTGTCCAGGTGACACAAATTTTGGATCGCCAGTATTTCAAGAGCATTTACTTCCGCGAGCCAGGTGGTGTTTTGTTCGAGATTGCTACCGATGACCCTGGTTTTGCTGTTGATGAGCCGCTTCTGGAGTTAGGACGTAAGTTGAAGTTGCCACCTTGGCTAGAGCCGAATCGTGAGCAGATCGAGGCCTCTCTACCCCCTATTAGGCTGGACTAG